GGTTGCATTGCCATTTCGGGGGGGCTTGAAGTTGCTTCCGATCGCCTGCTGAAGCTGATGAAAAAAGGCGTGACCGTCGAACAGGTCGCACGAGTGACGCATGCTTTCACTGACGCTGGCATTCTTGTGCATGCGTATCTGATGTATGGCTTTCCGACTCAGACTGTTCAGGAAACTGTGGATTCCCTGGAATACGTTCGCCAGTTGTTTGAAGAAGGGTGTATTCAGTCCGGATTCTTTCATCGGTTCACCTGCACCGTCCATTCACCGGTTGGCAAATGTCCCGATGAATATGGTGTGAAGTTGATATCGTTGCCGGAGACCACGTTTGCGAGAAATGATATCGGTTTCGTGGACCCAGTTGGTGCTGACCACGACGCAATGGGCAAGTCGCTCACGAAGGCCATCTACAACTTCATGCACGGCGTTTGCCTCGATGCCGATGTTCGCAGCTGGTTCGATCAATCCGTCCCTCGCACCACGGTGCCGCGGGACTTTATTGCCAGTGCATTAAGACGAAAATAGGCAGCCCTCCGGCGGCGACAGCAGAACTGCGCCTTCCGGAGCGCCTTTCCTTCGCTTTGCGGCTAACTGTCCGTTGTAAAACCGGGACCGGCACGCAGGACGACTGGAAACCATCGTGTTTTGAGGTCTCCTGCCCGAGCCAGTCCCGTTTTTCAACAGGGCTGTTAAGTGAACAGGCGGCGAAGTTGGTTGTCGGTTAACTGCTCGCAGACCTGACTATTCCAATTCGAATGTGTAGGTGTTCTTTGATTCGTCTTCGGATACTGTTGCCTTCAAGTCAGAAGTCTTGGGGTCGCCGTATTTTTTGGGGATGACTTCGTCGGCCTTTGATTTTTCCGGGGACGCAAACATGTCCGGAACCTCATCGGGCACATGCACCAGGGCGACGTTGTACGTTCCGGCTTTTGCACCACTGGCTGAATTTGTGGCGAGAACAAACTTGCCTTCAGAATCGGTGGTTCCTTCGGCCGCCAGTCCGGCGCCACCTTCCGGAATGAACGCGACCGAGATACTGGGCACAGGAGCCCCTTTGTATTTCACCACACCGGAAGCACTGTAAAGGGTCGGAGCGTCGCTCGCTCCGCCACCGCACCCGACAATCGATGTTAATATAGTGAGCAGGGTTGTCGTTGTGATTGACTTGCGACTAAACATGACGTGCGCACTTCTTTAGAGAGTGGGTCGGAGAAATTGTGAAGCTGAAAACCAGGAGACGCCTGCGTCTCCTGGTTTTAATCTGAGGATGGGTGTATGAATCAAGAATCTCTGGTAACGCGAGCAATAACTGACGCGAGTGGCGGAAATTCGATTCTTCTATACGGGCTGATGTCTGACCTGGTGATCAAAGGTCACCGGGAATTTCGCCGCCGCTGATGGTGCCGTAAGCTCGATAGACACCCAGATCTACATTTTCGCTGACGAATCTGGCACTGCCGTCCAGCATCGCGAAGTGACCACCACCGACGTGTCGGCTGTTAAAGCCGTAATTGTTCGGCCAGTTATTGATGGCCGGTGTCCCGGGTAGTTTCACGAAATAGTTGAGAGTGATGGCAGCCGTGGCGGTGACTGCATTGGGGTTATACCACCAGTTCCATTGCGAATAGCCAGCGAGCGCTTCGCCAGCGGCGAATGTGTTGCTTGTTCCATCGGTTACGTCCCGTACCCGGGTTGGTCCGTTGTTGCCGAGCTGGTTCGAGCACAGGTACCCATTTCCGAAGTTGAGGCCATCGCCGTTGTTGGCGTTTCTGCCGCTGGTGGAAACAACTGGATTCCATGTGGCAAGACCTGCCTGCCAGTTGCTGCCGGCACAGGCTTTGTAGTTGGTCACCGCGAAGGAATCGCCCGCCACGTGCCAGTCCGATCGTCGGTCCAGTAAACCGTTGTTATTGGTGTTGTCCGAAGGGCAGAGATAGGCACGAATGACTGTTTTTGCAATTTGCTGATTGTTGGTGTTGTTCTGGAACTTACTGATCCATGTGCCACCTGTACCGTTGAAGTCAATCTGGTTGTAAAGATTGGCCTGTTCGATGTAGGGAAGGATATGCATCATCCAGCTTTGTCCGGAGTTTGTAATCTGGTTACCGCCGGCCCCTGTGTTCGCTGGCAGTGAGCTGTTGCCAGGAAAGTTGCGCAGAGCACCATTCGTTGGGAACGTGTTGAACGTGTCGTGATAATTGTAAATGGCCAGTGCAATCTGCTTCATGTTGTTCTTGCACTGGGTTCGGCGGGCAGCCTCGCGAGCTTGTTGAACGGCTGGCAGGAGCAGGGCGATCAGGATTGCGATGATTGCAATCACGACCAAAAGTTCGATCAGTGTAAAGCCATCTCTTCGGGTGCATCGTCTCATCGGAACAACTCCTGGGATTGAGCAGCTAAGGAAAGCCCTGGCGGGGCGGAAATCACGCTACGTAGAAAGGAGGTTGCATTATTACGGCAAAGCGTCTTCACTTTATCTTCACAATTCTCCCGACGCAATTCAGGGATGGTCGCACTGCGGGGGATTTGAAAACTTGTCTAAAGGGCCGAAAGTGTGCGGAATTCCCGGATCGGTCGCGAAAACGGGGGAGCGATTGGCGCTTGTGAGATGCGCTGCGCATGGCTGACGATCTGGCAATTGCGTGCGCCGATGCGTCATCGTTTTTTGGTGGGACAGCGGTGAAAAGAGGTTTCAGTCGCTGGTCAACAGCAGCAATCGCAATCCATTCAGGCAAACCAGAACAGTACTTCCTTCATGGCCAACCACACCAACGGGAAGCGGCAGGTTAAAGCCCAGTGCCGCCGCGATCAGAAGCACGATGACCAGCCCGGCAAACGTCAGGTTCTGTCGAAGAACTCGTTGTGACTTGCGGGCCAGCGTCTGCAGAAGTGCGATGTTTTCAAGCTTGTCACCCATCAGAACAATGTCTGCTGTTTCCATCGCAATGTCGGTCCCGGCTGCTCCCATGGCAACGCCAAGGTCAGAGGCGGCGAGCGCCGGGGCATCGTTGACTCCGTCGCCGATCATCATCACGCGACCTTGTTGTTTGAGTTCGCGAATGGCGTTGACTTTGTCTTCCGGAAGCAGGTCGGCCCTTACGTCGTCCACCCCGGCTTCTTCTCCGATGGCTTCGGCGACTGGCAATTGATCTCCCGTTAACATGACGACGCGTTTGACGCCAACGCGATGCAGATCCTCCACCAGTTTCCGTGCTTCCGGTCGCAATGTGTCGGCCATGACCAGAACCGCTTTCGCCACAACCCGATCCTGTTCTGCAACGCCCAGCCAGACGCAGGTCTTTCCGCGCGCTTGCAGGGGCGACGAGGACGAAAACAATTCGGCCATTCCATCGGCTTCTGCTTCGCGAAACATTCGCTCGCTGCCCACGATGTAACGCGTCCCGGCGATAACGGCTTCGGCTCCCTTACCGGTGGTAGACTGGAATTCGGATGCGGGCACCAGTTCGATTGCATGTTCGTTTGCACTTCGAACAATGGCTGTGGCGAGTGGATGTTCGGAACGTGCTTCGAGCGATGCTGCTGCGGCCAGCAGGTGACGAACATCTTCTGACAGGGGCGCTCCCGATTCTTCAGACATCATCACGTGTACGCCCGTCGCGGTGACCATGTCAGTAAGTGCAGGGCGACCTACGGTCAGCGTTCCTGTCTTATCGATGGCAACGATGTCAATCTGTGCGGCACGTTCCAGATGGGATCCACCTTTAATCAGAATGCCTCTTCGAGCGGCGCCGCCGATAGCAGACAAAACTGTCGCGGGAGTGCTGATGACCAAAGCACATGGGGACGCAACCACCATGATTGTCATCGCGCGGTAAAATGCTTCGGAGAAAGGCTGCTTCCAAAGGAGCCAGGGGACTGCAAAGACCAGGACAGTGAAGGCAATGACGCCGGTGGCATAGTACTGTTCCGCCTGTTCGAGAAACTGCTGAGTACCTGATTTTTCGGCCTGAGCTTCCGCGACAAGTTTGACCATACGGGAGAGAGTAGAATCTTCGGCTCGACGGTTGACGCGGATTTCGAGACCACCACTCTGATTGAGCGTACCTGCAAAAAGGGTATCGCCGGAAGACTTGCTGACCGGCATGGATTCGCCGGTCAGCGACGATTCATCGACACTGCTGTTGCCTTCACTGACGACTCCGTCCACCGGAATATATTCCCCTGGTCGCACGATGACGATGTCGTCAATCTGCAGGTCTTCAACAGAAACTACTTCATTGCCGGATTCACTTTTCCGCAGCGCGGTTTCCGGACGCAGGGTCAGCAATGCTTCGATGGCGCGTTGAGTGCGTTCCATCGCGTAACGTTGCAGTACGTTCGAAAAAGCAAACAGAAACAGGAGCAGGGCACCTTCGAACGGAGCCCCCACAATGGCGGCTCCGATGGCGGCCAGCACCATCAGCACATCGACATCCAGAACACGTTCGCGCAGGGAGGCCAAAGCGGACCGGACACCCTGTTGCCCGTTAAAAATATATGCAACGCAATAGAGGATCCACGTCGCCGTGGTCATCCCGATTCGATAATCAACGGTCGCTGCCGTGACGAGCGCGATGAAGCCAATTGCGCAGGAGACTTCTTCGTTCAGTTGACCTGAGCGAAGTTTGTCCACAAAGCCTGCACGAGCCCCGGATCGGAATGAGGATTCGAACGACTTAACGTTCGCTCCCGTCTGTTTGATTCCTTCGATTACCCGATCATTTGTTGTCTGTTGAGCGTCAAAGGTCAACGTCAGAACTCGCCCCAGATAGGTAGCGACGGCTCTGCGGACGCCCGGAATCTGCTGCACTCGTCCCCCCAGTCGATTCGCACTGGCTTCGCTGCCTGCACCTTCCAGCCGGAGTGTGAGTTTGTGGATAGCCGAAGTGACCTCGCCCATGTGTTCGTTGACAAGGTAGCGAACGTCATCTTCTGAAAGCCTGGCAGGGTCATAGGCGATCTGCAGGCCCTCCGCATTTGGCGTCGGCTGAATATCGACGATCCCCCGATGATCCTGCAGGGAATGGTCGCTTTGCAGGGAGGGTGGATGCAGCGGATCTTTTTCTTTTGACGTCATTCAGTTGGCTCAGTTAAGCGACACTTGAAACGAACAGGATCTGAACTGTATGCCCCGGCAACTTCGCTTGCCACCTTGGCCCGTCCGGTCCGGTTGACTGGTGCCCGGCGGAATATGGCATGGTGTTTCTCGCCTGATGGTTCAGGATCAGGGAAAACTGCCGTTGAAAATGCGGAATGAGTCCCGCAACGTGGTTTCGTGTTGCAGACCGCGTGAATGTCTTGTGCATCGCCCCCGGCGATTGCCGGCATTCCGGGGTTACTTCAGACGCTGTTGCGGTGACCCCAGCTGCGTTCGAGACGTTCCGTCAGTTTCTCCGGATATCAACACTGGCACTATGGGCTGTCAGGCCTTCTTTGTCTGCGATTAGTCGGACCCGATCGGCATCGGCCTCCAGGGCGGCCTTATCGTACTGAATTACCGAGCTGCGTTTCAGAAAGTCTGTAGCCGCAAGGCCGTTGGCGAAGCGAGCCGTTCCTCCAGTGGGCAGGACGTGGGATGGACCGGCGATGTAGTCACCCAGAGCAACCGGAGTGTAATGGCCCATAAAAATGGCCCCGGCATTCTGGATCTGGCCGAGCATTCGTTCGGCGTCGTCCATGGAAATGTGCAGGTGCTCGGGAGCGAGTAAGTCTGTCAATTCTGCTGCTTCGTGTTCACTGCGGGCCAGAATCAGCGCGCCGTATTCTTCGAGGCTCTGGCGAGCAAGATCACCGCGGGGCAGCAGGGCGAGCTGACGTTCGAGTGCGGTTTGGACCTGCTGGATGAGAGGTTCGTGCCAGGTAATCAGGACACCGGACCCGGGGCTGTGTTCGGCCTGGGAGATCAAATCGGCTGCGATAAATTCCGGGTTGGCTGTTTCATCCGCCAAAACGATGACTTCGCTTGGTCCGGCGATGCTGTCAATGTCGACATCACCAAAAACGTGCTGCTTCGCGAGGGCCACAAACAGGTTGCCGGGGCCGACAATCTTGTCGACGCGGTTCAGACCTGCAACGCCATACGCCATGGCTGCAACAGCCTGCGCGCCTCCCACGCGGTAGATTTCCGTCACTCCGATTGTATGACACGTTGCCAGCATATCGATGTTGTAGCCACCAAAGTCTGTGGGCGGCACCACGATGGCAATCTCTTTCACTCCCGCCGTCATTGCAGGCACCGCGGTCATCAGCACGGTGGACGGATATGCGGCGGCTCCCCCCGGGACACAAATGCCCACTCGCTTCATGGGAAGGTGTCGCTGGCGCAGTTCAACAGTGCCGTTGCCGGTCGTGCGGATAACATGTGCATCCTGCGGAAGAACGGCCTGCTGAAATTCCGTGATATTGTCCCGGATATGGCGGACGGTTTCGATGAATGCAGGATCAGCCTTTCTGGCAGCATCTTCGAGTTCCTCCGGGGTGACTCGGATGGTTTCTGCCGTCAGTTGTTTGCGATCGAGCTTCTCTGTGTACCTGAGTAAAGCGTCAATCCCGTCCGTTCGTACGTCTTCGCAAATGCGTTTGACAACTTCACGGGGACTCAGCGCTTCGCCGAAAAGCTGGATGGTTCGTTGTCTGCCGGCTTCGGAAACAACGTCACCTCGAGGGCTGAGCTTCTCGCGCAGCTGATGAAACATTGCTGTCGCGTCGCCATTGCGACAGTCGATTGTGTTGATTTGAATCGGTGACATAATCGGTCGTGGGAAAAGTATGTTCAGAGAATGCAGGATTTTTGGCAGTCTACTTTCCTATTTGAACGGATTCTGGCGATGCTCACCACGATTCCGAGTCATTGAATGCGTGTGTCGTCAGAATTAAAGTGTCGACGCCAGAATTGAGATTCCCGGGAGTTTGATTTGTGGCAATCATACTATCCGTCATTGACCTGTGAATTTAATCGCCGGGATCCACGACCCGGCAGAAAGTATCCCTGTGAATCCTGAGGCGACAAAGCCCATCGACCTGCGAAGTGACACGGTGACGAAGCCGTCGGCGGCTATGCGATGGGCCATGCTGACTGCCGAAGTCGGCGATGATATGCTCGGAGAAGATCCGACGGTCAATCAGCTGGAGGCCAGGATTGCGGAAATGTGTGGCAAGCAGGCGGCCGTTTTCGTTTGCTCCGGGACTCAGGCAAATCAGGTGGCTGTTCGAGTTCATTGTCGGCCAGGCGACGAATTGTTGATCAACGAAACGGGGCACATCGCCAATTTTGAAGCGGGTGGCGCGGCGGCCTTAAGTGGTGTAACGGTGAGGACGATCCAGGCAGAGCAGGGTCGGCTGGACGTCGACCAACTCAAGGGGCGTATCCGTTCGAATGATCAGCATTACGGCCGAACGAAGCTTGTCTGCCTCGAAAATACGACGAATCTGGGCGGTGGTGTATCGTATTCCCTGCCGCACCTGCGCCGCGTTTCGGAATGGGCGCGATCTCATGGTCTCCGCCTGCACCTGGATGGGGCTCGTGTTTTTAACGCGGTTGTTTCACAGGGATACGCTCTGGCTGACGTATGCGAATGCTTTGATACCATTTCCATCTGCTTTTCCAAGGGACTTGGCTGCCCGATGGGATCCGTCGTCGTTGGAAGTCATGACGATATTTTTGAATCGAGACGCGTACGGAAACTGTTCGGTGGTGCGATGCGGCAGGCTGGTTTCGCTGCTGCTGCGGCCCTTTACGCGCTGGATCACAATATTCATCGGCTGACTGACGATCATGAAAATGCGAAAACTCTCGGGCACCTCCTTCAGCAGATTCCGGGAATGACGGTCGAAACGGAAACCCTGGAAACGAATCTCGTTTACTTTTCCGTAGATCCTTCCTTCGGTTCGGCTGTGCAGATGGTCGCTGCCCTGCAGAAAGCCGGCGTACTATTGTTTCCGATGGGGGGGCAGAGGATGAGAGCCGTCACACATCTGAATGTTTCTGCCGAAGATATGCATCGCACTGCAGACATCTTGCGCCAGTGTCTTGCTGACGGAATCAGCGACCAGCCCTTAACGACGTCCGGGCCCTACGAAAAATGAGTGACACTTCCCCATTGATTGATCCGGTGTCAGCGAGTACTGATGCCATCAGCGAAATCGCCAATCGTCTTGTTGACAGGCTGGCAGGCTACGGTCCCGTTGCCGTCGCGTTTTCGGGGGGTGTGGACAGCGCAGTTGTCGCAAAGGCGGCTGTTCTGGCTTTGGGAGATCGATGTGTCGCGGTAACAGCCGTCAGTCCCAGTCTTGCCGAATCGGATCGCAAATTGGCTGTTCAGACAGCAAGAGAACTGAGCATCAGGCATGTCGAATTCAGTACCAATGAATTCGATCGCGTGGAGTATCGGGCGAACGCTGGCAATCGCTGCTTCTACTGCAAAGACACTTTGTACTCGCTGACGGCGGCCCGTTTGCAGCAATTACAAGTGGGCGGTATCGTCAATGGGGCCAATGTTGACGACCTTGGTGATCATCGTCCGGGCATGATGGCCGCACGTGAACACCATGTGCGAAGCCCACTGATTGAAGAGGGGATTGATAAAGCCACGGTTCGTGCTCTGGCCCGATACTGGCAATTGGATGTTGCAGAAAAACCTGCGTCGCCGTGTCTGGCCAGTCGGATTGCTTACGGTGTCGAGGTCACTGCTGAACGAGTGGCGCGTGTTGAAAAGGCCGAAGCATTTCTGCGTGATTTGGTTGGCAACGTGGAATTGCGAGTTCGATGTGAGCCCAACGAGATAGCTCGCATCGAAATTCCTCTCGACCAGCTTCATCGACTGACGACACCTGATTGTCGGGGTCAAGTCACCACCTGTCTGCGATCGCTGGGCTTTCGCGCGGTGACTCTGGATCTGGACGGATTTCGTTCGGGGAATCTGAATGACGCGCTGCCTCTGGTACAGTTGCAGACGGGGCGCGTTGAGAACAGGGAAGCGTAAGTTGAGATCGTTCAGCCTGTAATGTCATACGTTAGCTGCGCCTTTGAGAAATCCGGCCGTGCAGAAGTCCATTGATGGGTTGTTCTGCCTGAATCTTTTCAATCGCTCAGCATCGTCCAGGTGCCAAACGTGGCCGCTTGTCCGATTACGCAGCCGCGATCGTCGACAACATTCCAGACGACTGCATTTTCAATCTGAAAACGCTGACCCGTCGATGAGATGCGGATCCCGGAATAATTGTCGATATAGCCATCGGAGCGTGTCCGTGCCAAAAGCCGCTCGCGTTCATCACGATGGATTGGTTCTGCTGTTTTACGCGAAGGTGTCCCGATGAATTCCTCAATCGTCATTTGCCACAATCGCAATGCACTGAGGTTTCCGTAATTCAGCAATGGATCTGTTTCTGTGCCGTGAGCTACGACGACAAACGGCGACTTGTACAACCGTTCTGCATCCTCTTCGGGATGTGTCCGTTCGATCAGTTCACTGCCGATCCATCGTTTCCAGGAGTCCAGCAGCTGTGTCGTACGCAGGGTCCATTCCGGCGAATTCCAAATTGCAGTCATGTTTGGTCTTCTCGCAATTCGCTACACGCGTGGCTTTTCGATGTTGCCAAGTTGGTTTAAGTCGGATTGTCTCTGTTGAAGAGCAGATTCGATTGCCGCCTCGGATGTCGAATCAAGAACGCGGTCGCCAGCCTTTGCTGTTTCCATAATCTGGTGGGGACGTCGAGCTCCGACAATAGCAGAGGTGACTTCCGGGCGTCGCAATACCCACGCGATTGATAATTCAGGAATTGTCCATCCCAGACTGTCCGCAATTGTTTGTAAACGATCGACGAATGCGAGATTGACTTCCAGTTGAGGCGACTGGAACCGCGGGTCACGCGAACGATGGTCCTTTTCGGAAAGCGTCGCAACACGGTCTGCTGTAAAAGTACCCGTGAGAAGGCCTTTTCCCATGGGACTGTAACATACGACTCCTGTATTCTGCTGGTGACAAAAACCCAGCAGACTTTCTTCAACGTCGCGAGCGATCATGCTGTAAGGCGGTTGCAGAGTCGCGACGGGGTGAATGGCTTGCAGCCGCTGTAGCTGACTGACACTATGATTTGAAACTCCGATATGTCGGACTTTGCCCTGTGACTTCAGATCGACAAGTGTTTGCCAGCCTTCTTCGATCTCTTCATCCGGCTCCGGCCAGTGCATTTGATAGAGGTCGATGCATTCGACGTTCAGACGTTTCAGGCTGGCCTCACATTCAGCAATGATGCTGTTGCGGCGCAGGCATTTTCCTATTTCTCCTCCTCCCGAATTCGTTCGACCGCACTTGGTTGCGATGAGTGGCTTCTCAGTGGCAGGGATTTGCCTGAGAGCCTGACCTACCAGTGTTTCACTGTGGCCAAGTCCATAAACCGCTGCGGTATCGATCCAGTTGATGCCCTGTTTAACGGCTTCAATGATGGTTTCGATCGCTTCTGTTTCGTCCTGATCACCCCACCCGAACTTCCAGTCGCCGCCACCAATCGCCCAGGTGCCGAGACCGATAACGCTGAGCTCCAGATCAGATTCTCCAACTCGTCGAAACTGCATGGCGTGCCTTTCTGAGATCATTTTCCTGTTCGCGGCGCTCTCATCGAAAATGAGGGGTGCCGTTGCGTGCCTGAAACCTGATTGTGGCGTTCGTGTCCGGCGATCATGAGCCGGAGTGCGCCGTGTTGATCAATGACTGTTGTGCTGGGACTGTATTCTGCGGAGAGGGAATTATCCCGCTTTCTGCCGCAGCCGTCGTTGCGCGGCGATTCTCTTGTAGGCTTCATCGGCCAGAACACCCAGCAGGATGACAGAACCGATGATAGCGTATTCGAGTGTTCCTGAAATCTTGAGAAGCATGATCAGATTGTTGAGTACCTGCATCACCGCCGTTCCGATCACCACGCCGACGATGGAACCTTCGCCGCCACGCAGACTACATCCGCCCAGTACAGCAGCAGCGATCGCGTAGAGCTCGAAGAAGTTGCCGAAACTGGAAGGAGAAATCGAACTGGAATCGAGTGAAAACAACATTCCGCCGACGGCCGCCATTGATGTGCAGATGACGTAGGCAATCAGAGTCACTCTTCCTGTGTTGATGCCGCTGAATCGCGCGGCCTCTTCATTGCGACCAAGTGCAAGCAGATATCGCCCCCAGATCGTTCGGCCGAGAAAAACCGCAGCAACCGTGCCGATGATCACGAGAAAGAATAGAGGGTAGGGCAGCCCGAACACCATCTGACCATTGTGGGTGACGATGGGAAGTCGACCCGTGGCGACTGTACCGAGTGAAGACGAAAACTCTCCGAAGCCTGCCGGGTTGTCACTGGTCAGCCATCTGGAGAGACCCCGATAAATCAGCAGTCCGCAGAGTGTGACGACGAAAGGCTGAAGCCGCGCGCGAGTAATGAGCAGTCCGTGAATAAGCCCCAGTGTGGCAGCAATTGCCAGCACGCTCAGGATCGCCACAGGAATAGACATTCGTTGGTGTCGATGCATTGGAATGGCGACGCAGTCGTTCGTGATCCGGTCTCCGGGATCATTTCGAAGAGAATAAACGGTTGTGCCCCCCTTGACTTCAACGGCTGTAACTTCCTGTGTGCTCAGGCCCGAGGCGATACCGACCAGGTTGATCTGATCCTGGAGTTTGATGGTGTGTGTCCGGCTGTCGGTTTTGCCCAGTATCACCGTTGCTGCTTTCTTTCCCTCTTCCCGGGTTGCTGAGATTACGGGAATTGTGGGAGTCAGTTCGCCCTGAGTTTCATCTCGCGATGGAGCTTCTTTCGTTGTGATTGACCATTGGCTTCCGGTCTGGTTAATTGCTTCGATGGTGAACAGAATCGACTTGCTTCTTCCACCCGAATAGCGCACGCGGTCGCCGGGGGAGAGACTGCTCGCATCTCCCGAGACGACGATTGTGTGGGCTGCCGCATTCACATCAGAGACGCTGAACTGTTCTGCCGGGTGATAGTCGACCTGCAGAAACATTGCCAGAAGGACGCCGGACAGGCACACGGTCGATCCAATCGACAGGTCGATCCCACCGGTAATGATCACGAACGCGACGCCGATTCCAAGGATACCATAGAGCGACGTGCGGCTCAGCAGATTCTGGATGTTACCCGGTTGCAGAAACAGCGACGACTTGATGTTCCACCACGGATCGGATGTTGCGAGCGTCATGAACGTACACAACGCCACCAGCAACATGAAAATTCCAAACAGTTTACCCTTCATTCTGTACTCTCAATTTCATTCCTGGTGAGGACAAATGCGTTTGAAGTCCTGGATTCGATTGTCAGTTGTTCATTCAACAGACCTGCCCCGACTTACAGCAACACGATTCACACCTCGCAGTTTCGCTTCTGAAACCGCACATTCGTTTGTCAGCCAGAGGCGGATTCGGATGTCGATTATTGTGTTGCACGGCCCGAGTCCGTTGCCAACTTCATGATTTTTTCTTCAGTGAGCTCGTCGCGCTGTAACTCCCCAGTGATTCGGCCTTCGTGCATGACAAGAGATCGATCACTCATCCCGATGATTTCTTCAAGTTCGCTGCTGACAAACAGGATTGCCATTCCTTCACCGGCAAGTTCGTCCATCAGGTGATAGATCTCCTGCTTGGCACCCACGTCAATACCTCTGGTGGGTTCGTCAAGCAGGAGGATTCCGGGTTTCATGGCCAGCCATTTGCCGATGACAACTTTTTGCTGATTACCCCCGGAAAGGTTCAGGACAAGCTGTTCATCATTTGGCATCCGGACACGCAGACGCTGTGTCATCTCGGCCGATTGCTGTTGTTCTACTGTGAAATTCAGAAATCCGGCTGTGGCATGATCGTGTAGAGATGCCAGTCCGATGTTCTGTCGAATGGCCATTTCAAGGATAACCCCCTGTTGCTTGCGGTCTTCCGGGACCAATGCGACGCCTGCAGCGATCGCATCCTGAGGGCTTTG
This sequence is a window from Planctomycetaceae bacterium. Protein-coding genes within it:
- a CDS encoding Ig-like domain-containing protein codes for the protein MFSRKSITTTTLLTILTSIVGCGGGASDAPTLYSASGVVKYKGAPVPSISVAFIPEGGAGLAAEGTTDSEGKFVLATNSASGAKAGTYNVALVHVPDEVPDMFASPEKSKADEVIPKKYGDPKTSDLKATVSEDESKNTYTFELE
- a CDS encoding DUF1559 domain-containing protein, with amino-acid sequence MRRCTRRDGFTLIELLVVIAIIAILIALLLPAVQQAREAARRTQCKNNMKQIALAIYNYHDTFNTFPTNGALRNFPGNSSLPANTGAGGNQITNSGQSWMMHILPYIEQANLYNQIDFNGTGGTWISKFQNNTNNQQIAKTVIRAYLCPSDNTNNNGLLDRRSDWHVAGDSFAVTNYKACAGSNWQAGLATWNPVVSTSGRNANNGDGLNFGNGYLCSNQLGNNGPTRVRDVTDGTSNTFAAGEALAGYSQWNWWYNPNAVTATAAITLNYFVKLPGTPAINNWPNNYGFNSRHVGGGHFAMLDGSARFVSENVDLGVYRAYGTISGGEIPGDL
- a CDS encoding heavy metal translocating P-type ATPase, producing MTSKEKDPLHPPSLQSDHSLQDHRGIVDIQPTPNAEGLQIAYDPARLSEDDVRYLVNEHMGEVTSAIHKLTLRLEGAGSEASANRLGGRVQQIPGVRRAVATYLGRVLTLTFDAQQTTNDRVIEGIKQTGANVKSFESSFRSGARAGFVDKLRSGQLNEEVSCAIGFIALVTAATVDYRIGMTTATWILYCVAYIFNGQQGVRSALASLRERVLDVDVLMVLAAIGAAIVGAPFEGALLLFLFAFSNVLQRYAMERTQRAIEALLTLRPETALRKSESGNEVVSVEDLQIDDIVIVRPGEYIPVDGVVSEGNSSVDESSLTGESMPVSKSSGDTLFAGTLNQSGGLEIRVNRRAEDSTLSRMVKLVAEAQAEKSGTQQFLEQAEQYYATGVIAFTVLVFAVPWLLWKQPFSEAFYRAMTIMVVASPCALVISTPATVLSAIGGAARRGILIKGGSHLERAAQIDIVAIDKTGTLTVGRPALTDMVTATGVHVMMSEESGAPLSEDVRHLLAAAASLEARSEHPLATAIVRSANEHAIELVPASEFQSTTGKGAEAVIAGTRYIVGSERMFREAEADGMAELFSSSSPLQARGKTCVWLGVAEQDRVVAKAVLVMADTLRPEARKLVEDLHRVGVKRVVMLTGDQLPVAEAIGEEAGVDDVRADLLPEDKVNAIRELKQQGRVMMIGDGVNDAPALAASDLGVAMGAAGTDIAMETADIVLMGDKLENIALLQTLARKSQRVLRQNLTFAGLVIVLLIAAALGFNLPLPVGVVGHEGSTVLVCLNGLRLLLLTSD
- the hisD gene encoding histidinol dehydrogenase; its protein translation is MSPIQINTIDCRNGDATAMFHQLREKLSPRGDVVSEAGRQRTIQLFGEALSPREVVKRICEDVRTDGIDALLRYTEKLDRKQLTAETIRVTPEELEDAARKADPAFIETVRHIRDNITEFQQAVLPQDAHVIRTTGNGTVELRQRHLPMKRVGICVPGGAAAYPSTVLMTAVPAMTAGVKEIAIVVPPTDFGGYNIDMLATCHTIGVTEIYRVGGAQAVAAMAYGVAGLNRVDKIVGPGNLFVALAKQHVFGDVDIDSIAGPSEVIVLADETANPEFIAADLISQAEHSPGSGVLITWHEPLIQQVQTALERQLALLPRGDLARQSLEEYGALILARSEHEAAELTDLLAPEHLHISMDDAERMLGQIQNAGAIFMGHYTPVALGDYIAGPSHVLPTGGTARFANGLAATDFLKRSSVIQYDKAALEADADRVRLIADKEGLTAHSASVDIRRN
- the ltaE gene encoding low-specificity L-threonine aldolase; its protein translation is MNLIAGIHDPAESIPVNPEATKPIDLRSDTVTKPSAAMRWAMLTAEVGDDMLGEDPTVNQLEARIAEMCGKQAAVFVCSGTQANQVAVRVHCRPGDELLINETGHIANFEAGGAAALSGVTVRTIQAEQGRLDVDQLKGRIRSNDQHYGRTKLVCLENTTNLGGGVSYSLPHLRRVSEWARSHGLRLHLDGARVFNAVVSQGYALADVCECFDTISICFSKGLGCPMGSVVVGSHDDIFESRRVRKLFGGAMRQAGFAAAAALYALDHNIHRLTDDHENAKTLGHLLQQIPGMTVETETLETNLVYFSVDPSFGSAVQMVAALQKAGVLLFPMGGQRMRAVTHLNVSAEDMHRTADILRQCLADGISDQPLTTSGPYEK
- the larE gene encoding ATP-dependent sacrificial sulfur transferase LarE, whose amino-acid sequence is MSDTSPLIDPVSASTDAISEIANRLVDRLAGYGPVAVAFSGGVDSAVVAKAAVLALGDRCVAVTAVSPSLAESDRKLAVQTARELSIRHVEFSTNEFDRVEYRANAGNRCFYCKDTLYSLTAARLQQLQVGGIVNGANVDDLGDHRPGMMAAREHHVRSPLIEEGIDKATVRALARYWQLDVAEKPASPCLASRIAYGVEVTAERVARVEKAEAFLRDLVGNVELRVRCEPNEIARIEIPLDQLHRLTTPDCRGQVTTCLRSLGFRAVTLDLDGFRSGNLNDALPLVQLQTGRVENREA
- a CDS encoding MEKHLA domain-containing protein; the encoded protein is MTAIWNSPEWTLRTTQLLDSWKRWIGSELIERTHPEEDAERLYKSPFVVVAHGTETDPLLNYGNLSALRLWQMTIEEFIGTPSRKTAEPIHRDERERLLARTRSDGYIDNYSGIRISSTGQRFQIENAVVWNVVDDRGCVIGQAATFGTWTMLSD